TAAAAGTTGGAGGGATTTTATTGGTATTTGCGGGGTGAGGTGAGATGGGAATGTCCATGGAGCTTGGACAATTAGTCTCTTGGGATAGAGGGGGGCACATTGAgaacacatgacgggtgacaagcaTGTTAAGCACTGGATGCTGCACATCTCCAGAGGTCCGCTATTAGAAAATAGACGATCATCAAATAATGTGCACTGTATATCATATGGCATGTGCTTATGGACTATTTTGTTTGATGACTGTCTATCTATTAAAGGCAGCCATCCACAACTGCATGATACTTTGTGGTGTTGTGCGTGCACTGTGGAGGATTCGTGCTCTTAAAAAAAAGGTCTGGAATCATAAGGACAAGCATATACTGTCATGCATAACAACATGTTCTAAATTGTTGAAGACTATTATTTATTCTTGAATAAAAAAGAGTGCTTGATGGATCCCTAGTGGAGGCCGATTAGGACTGCCATGTTTTGGGCATATTTTAAGTTAATGGTAAGAGTATATTTCAGACCTGAAAATGTTCATTTATTCAATCGGCTTCTATCACATTAGATTCAATATTTGAATTGATCTAGGTGTAGTTTTAGTTTATCTTTTCGGTATTTGATTTTGTTGGTAGGTACAAATTAGAAAAGAGGAGTGAAAGCTAAAATATATAAGAATAAAATAAGGTTCCAGAGCaaggaaagaagggaagaaacaAGAGCCTAGCTCAAAGCTGAAACCTATTCAAGATGAGTAATTTGTTCTAGCTTTCCACTCATGCGATGGGATTGCTGgctaataaatttttttgataaatcattaaATAAGTTTTTGAAGAAAGAATATGTCCATCCAAGTATCCATCTTGTTTAATGAAAATCGACACAACCGGTTAGTCCATCCTACTATCTGCTATCCCAATCTGTACCTTCCTAATTTTACATCTTCTTCCATAaaagtagattttttttaataaattaaataaattaaactatTCGAGTATAAATACATCCATcgaaatctaaaaataaaatattcaaaaattgagTAAGAAGATCTCTTGTGTTGTCCCAAAAGCTTGGAACCTCTTAATATTGTACCTAAATTGATCTGGGCAATTGGCATGATAATCATGATTCGAAGGGCTCCGCTGAGATAAATGAGCATCGTGTAGGTCGAGCCCGTCCAATCACAATCATCATCGGCCATGATTGGAGAATCGGCCCTCTCCAATTCAGATACGAACCTGAGAGGATCATGACTCCCGTCTCGATCATTACCGATTGATCAAGGCATCCGATGAACCCTTCATCAAAATTCGTTGGGAATTAGAGAATTTCAATTGCTCTAGTTGTTCTTTAATGAAATGTTGCAGTcaattaacaaatttactggaAAAAGAATCAGCAATCTGTGTTCACATGCGCAGGTAAGGTTGTTGTTCCTCACATGAATCTTCTCAATTGACATTGGATCCAGAGCAGGGGAGAATGACTTCATTTCATGGAACagggagcttttttttttttttgagtagtaAAATTCTCTGTTCCATGAATTTGGAATGGAGAAAGCAGGGAGAGGAGAGACAGAGTCACATGGATGGAGTTGATCCATCTTTCATAACCTGGCATTTGTTAGCAGCCCCAGCTCTGGAGAAAACTAGTTGGTCTTCCTAATAAACCAAGCCAAAATTTCCTACTTTTTGTGCAAAATACTTCCTAGTTGGCAATGAGATTAATGAATTGTTTGGAATCAATTGCTTACTCTCCCCTGGAAGGCTAAAAAAGTTGCACAATTAGATAAGCCATTATCCCTTAGGATGCTTTCCCCAACTCAAAGCTTGAGATCAATTTCTACTAAACAATTCTTCTTGAAGCAGAGTATAtgagaaaagatttttttttttttttggaatctcCTGATCCCTCCTGTAGATTAATACATCACAGAATCCTAAGTATATTTACTGTACTATTCCAAAGATGATTAATATTAATGTACATATTGTTATAACAAACAGCACAAGATACAGAGAATACACATATATCTTTCATATATTCTCtctgttcccatatttttccatGTCCCATGATAATTTTTTGCCATGATCTTTGTAAAATACAAATTCAATAGTGGCGCatgctgcttctttttttttttatcaataaatcagGGAAGAAGAATACCATGTCTTTCAAGCATGAATTCCCCAAAAAATTCCTCAAGTAATCCTTACCCCTTGGTATCTAAGGATCTCCCCTATGAGCTCCCCCTTCCCTGACCCAACGTACCTCCCACATATCTTTCCATCACTTATAAACAAGAAGGTTGGGACCTCCACCACGTCCATGTCTTTCAAAAACTCCATGCAACTGTCGTTCTCGTCGCCGTTCATCCTCGCGAACACGACGGCgtctgccatcgacctcgacaACTTGATCACCGTCGGGTAGACCTTCACGCACGGCCCGCAGTGCTTCAGCCCGACGTCGAGCACCACCAGCTTCCCCTCCTTCCCCCGGTTTTCGTCGATCAGCGCCTCGACGTCTTCCCGGCAGTGGAGCTGCACCACCCCGGAGTGGTTGTCGCCGTAGTAGAGCACGTCCCCGACCAGCTGGTCGGGGCCGATGCCCTCCTCCTCGTGGACCTTCTCCATGCCCTTGTAGAAGGTGAAATGGGGGACCTTGTCGACGCCCTCGCGCCGGCAGAGCTCGCGGGTCTCGTCGGACTCGTCGCCCATGACGAGGAGGAAGTTGACGTCGCTGCACGTGCGGCTGAGCTCCACGATGCAAGGGTAGATGCGGCGGCTGTTGGGGCTGTGGCTGGCGGCGTACTCGACGACCACCAGCTTGTTCTTGGCCGACCGGAGGGCGGCGTCGAACTCGTCGATGGTGTGGACTTGATGAACTCGCTCGTCTCTCCCGACGGGGGGTTTCTGGGTGCCGCTTGTCGCGGCGGTGGCGCGAGGGAAGAGAGGGAGCTGCCGGGGGGATGGTGGAGATCTTTTCttggtggagaggaagaggaaggtggAGGAAGAGAGGTATGGGTCTGATTTGGAGAAGGAGGGGAGGGAGGATGGGATTTTGGATAAGAAGGTGGCTATGGAAGCCATGGGAGAGAAGGGTGAGGTTTGGtgtggtttttggaggatgaggccacaggaagaggaggaggggagggtgGGTTGAAGATAATAATTGGGTTTGGAGTTCAAGGTCATGAGTTTTCCGCTCCTTGTATTTGTGGTTGGTGTTCGAGTTTGCATGGATATTTTGCCCCCTCTTTTGTCTTCTTTTTGGAGCTATTCAGCTTTTCTCAAGTCAAAGCTCATACTAAATCGTAGAAGGCGATTCAAGGCTTTAGGTTGTGTAATGTGGAACTTACCGTTTCCCCTTGCTTGGAATATTTTCACTTTGTCGCTATTCGGAGGTTTGGATACAATTTTCGAGATTTTCTCACACTGATGTAAGGTTATCTACCATCCACGTTGTCTCATTAGTCTCCACTATCGTGACCCCAATTGCCATGCTGCATTGTGCATATCTATCTAGCTCACTGGATGGCCTTTTGTAATAGGatcaatacacacacacacacacacacacacacacacacaccccatTTCTACATTTTATACTCTTGGAAAGTCCTTAAAGGTTCATTtaataaaattgaaaagaaTATATAAGCTCGTAGATCCTAATAAAAAAGGCACATTATAAAATTAATCTTAGAAATTCATATAATACTGCAAATAGAGCACATTATGATCGAATATCAGGATAGAACGGTCCACCTAAGGCTacttttaataaataattaatcgACAATATAAGTCTCCTCTTTTCAAAATAAAGcgatcctctttttttttaatgatgtaCATTTAGCGAAGAAAATATGAATGATTGAGACAAGGTTCACCGAACCAGTACCAAAGGGGATACCGACTAGCAATCGGTTTAGTACGATATCGGTCCATACCGTACTGTTCTAGAATGAACCGACAGGAAAAGTTTGAGAGGAATGAGAGAGGGGGGAAAGGGAGAaaaggaaggagggagggggagaggggaagaaatcgtaaccctaatccaatctcgagagagagagatggagggaggggaagggagaaggagagagaaagacttACACGTTAGGGGCAAAGAGCATAGTATTTAAGATTGAGGGGCACGGGGGCACTTTTGAAAGAGTTCCGAGCTAGGAGGTGCTTGCTCGATTTTCCGAGCTAGCAAGGGCGCTCGTTAAATTTATTCAAGCTAGAGAGTTGAACCGAAATAAATAGCTGAACTATGTTGGTCACCGATCAATCCAATTTGGTACATTTTGAATCAGCTAGTTTTGCAAATCTTGAATTGAGAATATGtttaagtcaaataaatttcTTAATATAATACACTATAATTATAAATGAATTTTCTATATTGTAGGAGAGAAAGGATATAAATCTGTATGTACCTTTGGCAATCGTAAAAGAAAATTTACATGATAGAATTATAGACATATAGTTTTGTCTATGTTAGCCTATATCACTGTTATTATAGAGCACAAACTAGTAATCTCATAACTATTACATTGCCACTATCTAAAAGTTGTTAAGTTATTATTTTGGATGCATTATTATTCACATTTCAATAATTATTATATGCAAGAGTCATGTCTACGTTTGTATATGGAAACAATCCATCTAAATAGAAATTACATGATCGAATCATAAGTGGGAAACACATATATACTTGTAGCAACTTGCTACCTCCACCTTGTTTCCAGCACTATAATTGATGCACTTTAGTTGAGAATCCTGTAGCTATAGCATGCGAAAGCCATACTTTTTGAGGCAAAATAGTTTGCATTTGAGGACAATCACATGAAAGAGCCATGCAACTTTGTGATAATTATTATCGTTTTGAAGAAAATTACCATCATAGAGCAACTGATGTGAGTATGGCTTAGATTTCAATGACTTCTCACCACCATCACAAATGCATGGCAAATTGCAATCTAATAGTCATTGCATATAATGGCAAGCAAACTCGGATTCGGCGGAATCTCATTTTTTGGTAGTACGAAGGGGGAATTGGCCCAAAAATTGATAGAGGTAAAGACGCAGCCGGGCGCCGGCGGCTTATTTAAGACCTGAAAATGAAGGAAGCTGTACGGATTTGCTCTTCCAGCAAAGAAGCCACTTTAGAAAGAAATCGTTTTaaacaaagagaaagaagaaagaagaaagaagaaggatgacgttaaattaaaagaaagaacCGCCTCTTCTTGATAATTATTTACTTCCGTAAATGCACAAATGCTGATACTATGAAAATGCCTTGCCATGaaaatttaaaactttgtggaatattaaatttaaaacaaacttTGCCATGAAAATGTAGATGGCAGCTTAGATTGCAAGAAGATACCAGTATATATCATGAATACACAATGGCTAGAAATTTATAGTCATCATATAATAGAATTAATAATGCCTCTGTGTGATTGCTGCTATTGTAAAAGCAAAACAGTAGGCACTCCAGTTGCTATTGCATGAAAGTGCCATCACTTTATACCTGTGCTAAGGCTTTTGCTACGGTACTCCAAAGTGCCTCTGTGTGATTGCTGCTATTGTAAAAGCAAAACAGTAGGCACTCTAGTTGCTATTGCATGAAAGTGCCATGTTCACTTTTATACTTGTGTAAAGGCTTTTGCTACGGTACTCTAAAGAGCATTTTTATCCTTTTACCGTGGCTCTATTTCTAGCCATCCAGTTCAATGCGGACGGCTTGGATTTATCTACTGGAGACTAGTTGTAGCTTGTTATGTACATGGTTGGTACGGTAAATACCTCAAACTTCACGGTCATTTTCATACTAAAAAAGGTGGCAGGCCTGATAATTATATCGAACTATAAAGAGgccaaggaggagaagaagaagaagaggcaaGAGATGCCAAGGTAGTGGGCAGGCGAAGTGGGCATCAGTGACGGCGGAGGTGGCAAAATTTCCTAAATACTCTCATGAAATGGATGGTCAAGATATCTCGTATCTTTTTATAAAGTAATATAAAAGAGTACCATAGCAAAACTCTTATGGAAAACAATTGGTATAACGAAAACCTTTATTTTGAAATTGCATCCTCAATTTAGAATCTACCAACCTTGCCACCTCTATCATTGTAGATGCATGATGTTTGGCAATCATCAAAAACAGCCATACCCTTGTGCAATAGATTTTATATCCATGCAATACAACCAGCATTCCTATAGCCATTAAATAATCAAGGTATTTAGGAGCTATCTTTTGGACATGCATCTTGAACTCGCATGGAACACACAAGTTGTTTGTCATTGGAAAAAATGGAAGGCCATGTCACGAGATATGGTGTTTCTTCGGATGATTTCTTTCAACTCTAGGATTtgccatttttttctttattcaatATACTAAGCACGCTACGTACATCGGAATAGTACATAACATGTAGCTTCAACAGAACCTTGGATCCGGTCCACAGGACTCACTCACAGCGTAGCTTGTTCTGGTGGTCAGGGAGTGGGTCCAAGTTGTACAACAAGTGGGACCCATGCCGTTCTCAATACCAAATTGCCCGGGGCCCACCGTTCCTGGCATTTGGAAAGGAGGTCAGTGGCAACGTGCTTGCCCCGATTATAATCAAAATGGACAAGGGAGCAGGCACCTTGCACCCTTGCCTTCTTCTATCCCTTGAATGTTACATCCTACCTAACAAGATTAAGTGACATTATATTCCATTGTATATTAAGGTTTCCTTAAAGAATAAACCCTTCTTTTGTTAATATTTATGTCATTATTCTTCTAAAATGTAATTTGCTTTTATATGTGGGTGAGTAAAGTTGCTTTATTATAACCTAGCTAGATCATGTATTCGAAATATGGAAACAAT
Above is a genomic segment from Phoenix dactylifera cultivar Barhee BC4 unplaced genomic scaffold, palm_55x_up_171113_PBpolish2nd_filt_p 001656F, whole genome shotgun sequence containing:
- the LOC103703827 gene encoding thioredoxin-like protein CDSP32, chloroplastic — translated: MASIATFLSKIPSSLPSFSKSDPYLSSSTFLFLSTKKRSPPSPRQLPLFPRATAATSGTQKPPVGRDERVHQVHTIDEFDAALRSAKNKLVVVEYAASHSPNSRRIYPCIVELSRTCSDVNFLLVMGDESDETRELCRREGVDKVPHFTFYKGMEKVHEEEGIGPDQLVGDVLYYGDNHSGVVQLHCREDVEALIDENRGKEGKLVVLDVGLKHCGPCVKVYPTVIKLSRSMADAVVFARMNGDENDSCMEFLKDMDVVEVPTFLFISDGKICGRYVGSGKGELIGEILRYQGVRIT